One stretch of Zhihengliuella flava DNA includes these proteins:
- the gdhA gene encoding NADP-specific glutamate dehydrogenase: protein MVLEGLRQEVLDRNPGEVEFHQAVTEVFGALEPVVQRHPEYVEAGILRRMCEPERQIIFRVPWVDDAGRAQVNRGFRVEFNSALGPYKGGLRFHPTVYLGIVKFLGFEQIFKNALTGMPIGGGKGGSDFNPAGRSEGEVMRFCQSFMTELYRHIGENTDVPAGDVGVGGREIGFLFGQYKRITNRFESGVLTGKGVSWGGSLVRPEATGYGTVMFADRMLQTRGAAMDGQRVLVSGSGNVALNAIEKAHALGATAITASDSSGYVVDEDGIDLDLLREVKEHRRGRIEEYARLRGGRSRFVSEGSVWSVPGTVALPSATQNELGAEDAQRLIANGVTAVAEGANMPCTQDAVELLADAGVLFGPAKAANAGGVATSALEMQQNASRDSWSFDFTHDRLEQIMADIHDRCLETADEYGAPGNYVAGANIAGFVKVADAMLAQGLV from the coding sequence ATGGTGCTGGAGGGCTTGCGACAGGAAGTGCTGGATCGTAATCCGGGCGAGGTGGAGTTTCACCAGGCTGTCACGGAGGTGTTCGGCGCGCTCGAACCCGTGGTGCAGCGGCATCCGGAGTACGTCGAGGCCGGCATCCTGCGCCGCATGTGCGAGCCCGAGCGCCAGATCATCTTCCGCGTACCGTGGGTGGACGACGCCGGGCGGGCCCAGGTCAACCGCGGCTTCCGGGTGGAATTCAACTCGGCGCTGGGGCCCTACAAGGGCGGATTGCGTTTCCATCCCACCGTCTACCTCGGCATCGTGAAGTTCCTCGGTTTCGAGCAGATCTTTAAGAACGCGCTGACCGGCATGCCCATCGGTGGCGGCAAGGGTGGCTCAGACTTCAACCCCGCGGGACGCTCCGAGGGCGAAGTCATGCGGTTCTGCCAGTCCTTCATGACGGAGCTGTACCGTCACATCGGCGAGAACACGGATGTTCCCGCAGGCGACGTCGGTGTGGGCGGGCGGGAAATCGGGTTCCTCTTCGGCCAATACAAGCGCATCACCAACCGGTTCGAATCCGGAGTCCTCACGGGCAAGGGCGTCAGCTGGGGCGGATCCCTGGTCCGCCCGGAGGCCACGGGGTACGGCACCGTGATGTTTGCTGACCGCATGCTTCAGACGCGCGGGGCCGCCATGGACGGTCAGCGGGTGCTGGTCTCCGGTTCCGGCAACGTGGCGCTCAACGCCATCGAGAAGGCGCACGCCTTGGGTGCCACGGCGATCACGGCCTCCGATTCTTCGGGCTACGTGGTCGATGAGGACGGGATCGATCTGGATCTGCTGCGGGAGGTGAAGGAGCACCGCCGCGGCCGCATCGAGGAGTATGCCCGGCTGCGCGGCGGCCGCTCCCGCTTTGTGTCCGAGGGCAGCGTGTGGTCCGTGCCGGGAACGGTGGCCCTGCCCTCCGCGACGCAAAACGAGCTCGGTGCCGAGGATGCTCAGCGTCTGATCGCGAACGGCGTCACCGCCGTCGCCGAGGGTGCCAACATGCCGTGTACCCAGGACGCCGTGGAACTCTTGGCCGATGCGGGAGTGCTCTTTGGGCCGGCGAAGGCCGCTAACGCCGGCGGCGTGGCGACCTCCGCGTTGGAGATGCAACAGAATGCCAGCCGGGATTCGTGGAGCTTCGACTTCACGCACGACCGCCTCGAGCAGATCATGGCGGACATTCACGACCGTTGCCTCGAGACGGCGGACGAGTATGGTGCCCCGGGGAACTACGTGGCCGGGGCCAACATCGCCGGATTCGTCAAGGTAGCTGACGCGATGCTTGCCCAAGGCCTCGTCTGA
- a CDS encoding dienelactone hydrolase family protein: MAEQTPHQNVTFESAGREAHGYLAVPEDGTGPGVIVIQEWWGLTDHIRDIADRLAALGFVALAPDLFGGRVTHDADEAGQMMSELPAEEGARLLAGATDYLLSREDVTSRTVGAIGFCMGGGFVLALAAQQGDKVSAAVPFYGVGQGVPDEYSELTAAVQGHYALQDSMYPADQARAQEEQIRRESGADVVFHFYDADHAFHNDENTAGNYAPEQAKLAWDRATSFLRAHVK; this comes from the coding sequence GTGGCGGAGCAAACCCCGCACCAGAACGTGACCTTCGAATCGGCCGGCCGTGAGGCCCACGGATACCTCGCCGTTCCCGAGGACGGAACCGGACCCGGTGTGATCGTGATCCAAGAATGGTGGGGCCTGACGGACCACATTCGGGACATTGCCGATCGCCTCGCCGCCCTGGGATTCGTGGCCCTGGCTCCTGACCTGTTTGGCGGCCGCGTCACGCACGACGCCGACGAGGCCGGTCAGATGATGTCCGAGTTGCCCGCGGAGGAAGGTGCCCGCCTGTTGGCCGGCGCCACCGATTACCTGCTCTCCCGGGAGGATGTCACCAGCCGCACCGTGGGCGCGATTGGTTTCTGCATGGGTGGCGGCTTTGTGCTGGCCCTCGCTGCCCAACAAGGGGACAAGGTCTCCGCCGCCGTCCCGTTTTACGGGGTGGGTCAGGGCGTTCCCGACGAGTACAGCGAGCTCACCGCCGCCGTCCAGGGCCACTACGCGCTGCAGGATTCGATGTACCCCGCCGATCAGGCGCGGGCCCAGGAGGAGCAGATCCGCCGCGAGTCCGGCGCCGACGTCGTGTTCCACTTTTACGACGCGGACCACGCCTTCCACAACGACGAGAACACCGCGGGCAATTACGCCCCTGAACAAGCCAAGCTGGCGTGGGATCGAGCCACCTCGTTCCTCCGCGCACACGTCAAGTAA
- a CDS encoding GntP family permease, protein MTIDGWTQTLGAGPLLGIAAAAILLLLFLIIKLRVHAFVALILVSLLTAFATGIPAGSVVSTLTDGFGSTLAGVALLVGLGAMLGRLVETSGGAKVLADTLIRTFGEKRAPFALGVASLLFGFPIFFDAGLVVMLPVVFAVARRLGGSVLLYGLPTAGAFSVMHVFVPPHPGPVAAATFFEANVGYVLLIGLLIALPTWYVTCYLFGKWAGKKWDLPIPNILGQADEQHEANPPKFGTVVSLLLLPLVLIFLNTGLSTLASAGVLSESAADAGWFQFLLALGSTPVALLITLLVAVLTIGTRRGMEKSAVESTLEGALGPVASVILITGAGGMFGGVLRTSGIGDALEESLTGLGIPLILAGFLISTIIRVAQGSATVALTTTAGLLSSAVLAADFNELQLASMVIAVAAGSVIASHVNDSGFWLVGRFFDMDVKTTLKTWTVLESLIAIMAFALAAVIFLLASIG, encoded by the coding sequence ATGACTATTGACGGATGGACCCAAACCTTGGGTGCAGGACCGTTGCTCGGCATCGCCGCCGCGGCCATCCTGCTGCTGCTCTTCCTCATCATCAAACTGCGCGTCCACGCGTTCGTGGCGCTCATCCTGGTCAGCCTCCTGACCGCCTTCGCCACCGGCATCCCGGCCGGATCCGTGGTGAGTACCCTGACGGACGGCTTCGGCTCCACCCTGGCCGGAGTGGCCCTGTTGGTGGGCCTCGGCGCCATGCTGGGTCGCCTCGTGGAGACCTCCGGCGGCGCCAAGGTCCTCGCCGACACCCTGATCCGCACGTTTGGCGAGAAGCGGGCGCCGTTCGCGCTCGGCGTCGCCTCCCTGCTGTTCGGTTTCCCGATCTTCTTCGACGCCGGCCTGGTAGTCATGCTGCCCGTGGTCTTCGCCGTGGCCCGCCGCTTGGGCGGTTCCGTGCTGCTGTACGGCCTGCCGACGGCCGGTGCGTTCTCCGTCATGCACGTGTTCGTGCCGCCGCACCCGGGACCTGTGGCCGCCGCGACCTTCTTTGAGGCCAACGTTGGCTACGTCCTGCTGATCGGCCTGCTCATCGCCCTGCCCACGTGGTACGTCACGTGCTACCTGTTCGGCAAGTGGGCCGGCAAGAAGTGGGATCTGCCGATCCCCAACATCCTGGGTCAGGCCGACGAGCAGCACGAGGCCAACCCGCCGAAGTTCGGCACCGTGGTTTCCCTGCTCCTCTTGCCGTTGGTGTTGATCTTCCTGAACACCGGCCTGAGCACGCTGGCCTCGGCTGGCGTCCTGTCCGAGTCCGCTGCAGACGCCGGCTGGTTCCAGTTCCTGCTGGCGCTGGGCTCTACCCCGGTGGCCCTGCTCATCACGCTTCTGGTGGCCGTGCTGACCATCGGCACCCGCCGCGGCATGGAAAAGTCCGCCGTCGAGTCCACGCTCGAGGGCGCGCTCGGCCCGGTGGCTTCGGTCATCCTGATCACGGGCGCCGGTGGCATGTTCGGTGGCGTGCTGCGCACCTCCGGCATCGGTGACGCGCTGGAGGAATCCCTCACGGGCCTCGGCATCCCGCTGATCTTGGCGGGCTTCCTGATCTCGACGATCATCCGCGTCGCCCAGGGCTCCGCCACGGTGGCGCTGACGACGACGGCCGGCCTGCTCAGCTCCGCCGTCCTCGCCGCGGACTTCAACGAGCTGCAGCTGGCCTCCATGGTGATCGCGGTGGCTGCAGGCTCGGTCATCGCGTCCCACGTGAACGACTCCGGCTTCTGGCTGGTGGGCCGCTTCTTCGACATGGACGTCAAGACCACCCTGAAGACCTGGACGGTCCTCGAGTCGCTGATCGCCATCATGGCGTTCGCCCTCGCGGCCGTGATCTTCCTGCTGGCCTCGATCGGCTAA
- a CDS encoding gluconokinase has translation MTSTSTSTATHVVVMGVASSGKTTLAELLADRLGWPAAEADEFHPQENIDKMTSGTPLTDEDRWPWLRQIRDWMSEHTTEGTIVTCSALKRSYRDLLREASGDVVFLHVNGSEDLLTERIAQRSGHFMPASLLPSQLSTLEPLGEDEPGAEIINDGTVEDLLESALAVLQTRSAPSPA, from the coding sequence ATGACATCCACCAGCACCTCGACCGCAACGCACGTTGTGGTCATGGGAGTCGCCAGCTCCGGCAAAACCACCCTGGCGGAACTCTTGGCCGACCGGCTGGGCTGGCCGGCCGCCGAAGCCGATGAATTCCACCCTCAGGAGAACATCGACAAGATGACCTCCGGGACGCCTCTCACGGACGAGGACCGGTGGCCGTGGTTGCGCCAGATCCGCGACTGGATGAGTGAGCACACCACCGAGGGAACCATCGTCACCTGCTCCGCCCTGAAGCGCAGCTACCGTGACCTGCTGCGTGAGGCGAGCGGCGACGTCGTCTTCCTCCACGTCAACGGGTCCGAGGACCTGCTAACGGAGCGCATCGCTCAGCGCAGCGGACACTTCATGCCAGCCAGCCTGCTGCCCAGCCAGCTCAGCACGCTCGAGCCGCTCGGGGAAGACGAGCCCGGCGCCGAGATCATCAACGACGGCACGGTGGAGGACCTCCTTGAGTCCGCGCTGGCCGTGCTCCAGACCCGTTCCGCCCCCTCACCTGCATAA
- a CDS encoding LysR family transcriptional regulator substrate-binding protein, translated as MAEDEQQAPADLRIAYVPGVTPGKWLDRWAERLTERLDAVLYDSGDPVPLLALPQEDPQYADLVFVRFPEGQSPASDTLHCIPLYTELPVVCASSEHIVAAYDDEVPFAEIAEESFLDLADYPPEAGRAKMAIEVVATGAALAVVPMSVARLYHRKDVEYRVVTDLPSSYGGPTQVGLAWLRPDLRDAELEAALADPESPESKRAALIEEFVGIVRGRKATSSRQPSVREREQAEAAKAQKRRQSADKAGAAKRGGKPASKGGTKPGSKGRGAPKRGGPKRGKRR; from the coding sequence GTGGCTGAAGACGAACAGCAGGCGCCCGCCGACCTGCGCATCGCGTACGTTCCGGGCGTGACGCCCGGCAAGTGGTTGGACCGGTGGGCCGAGCGTCTCACCGAGCGATTGGACGCGGTCCTGTACGACAGCGGAGATCCGGTGCCGCTATTGGCGTTGCCCCAGGAGGATCCGCAGTACGCGGACCTGGTGTTCGTCCGGTTCCCGGAGGGGCAATCGCCGGCGTCGGACACCCTGCACTGCATCCCGCTCTACACCGAGCTGCCGGTGGTGTGCGCGTCCAGCGAGCACATCGTGGCGGCGTACGACGACGAGGTGCCGTTCGCGGAGATCGCCGAGGAGTCCTTCCTCGACCTCGCCGACTACCCTCCGGAGGCCGGCAGGGCGAAGATGGCGATCGAGGTCGTGGCCACCGGGGCCGCGCTGGCCGTGGTGCCGATGTCCGTGGCGCGCCTGTACCACCGCAAAGACGTGGAATACCGCGTGGTGACTGACCTGCCGTCGTCGTACGGTGGGCCCACCCAGGTGGGGTTGGCCTGGCTGCGGCCGGACCTGCGGGACGCGGAGCTGGAGGCCGCGCTCGCCGATCCGGAGTCGCCGGAGAGCAAGCGGGCGGCGCTGATCGAGGAGTTCGTGGGAATTGTGCGCGGACGGAAGGCGACGTCCTCGCGGCAGCCCTCCGTGCGCGAACGCGAGCAGGCCGAGGCGGCGAAGGCCCAAAAGCGCCGGCAGAGCGCCGACAAGGCGGGCGCGGCGAAGCGCGGCGGCAAGCCGGCGAGCAAGGGTGGCACCAAGCCCGGCTCGAAGGGGCGTGGCGCACCCAAACGGGGCGGGCCGAAGCGGGGCAAGCGCCGCTAG
- a CDS encoding DUF4011 domain-containing protein encodes MTGKRATLDALKVWRESLVGLDRRSRLIRFNPPKRSSLTFDAPGLDELQGLLSSGKPLVLQGDQLEVAEDGEERLVRPPLGRDSLHVPKPDSDIGTIARTLMRKANQEFLDRGLSVLYVAFGMLRWKDVDGSDMASPLYLVPVELLPEGPRATPKLVGSEDDPVLNSALPLRLAEFGVSWPVLEEIEDMRVSEILELFRQRLSAAPDLKGWEIRPEAHLATFSFTKQAMYKDLLDNEETISDHPVVQALANGDPTSQTDEFQFDPIDPADIDEAAPPEKTPFVLDADSSQRAAVAAALAGRSFVMDGPPGTGKSQTIANMIGALMHSGKSVLFVSEKIAALDVVRNRLRDAGLGSYLLELHSHKVNRREVAVELLQTLENVAQPPGGMSAPSRASLVDKRKRLNSYASAMNENRSPLELSLHDVLGLLAGLVDVPAAPIPERSPLGLDQVGLSDIHDALRRLERNWRPAAQGKSFLWRDVVDETSLEARLWAADRAMQELRGAMQVNAPLLRAFDLDRADRVERLIELLGLQHSERPASADERWLAEPDLAPIEASRAELGALVDDYRAKATAVEAISGMPFTSFPSGGSVDVVQSSAAGAIVLGPQNAEQLRAAGAYMAHHAAGLASASASLRGLAQAAGLPEPASFSDADRVVRMIELRASGAALEPTWLTPAGLQAARSAAAEIRLKAMEFDKAEERAQSLYRAEALGAPLRELQDRFSNLHTGLRKLSGAYRTDKKAVATLLADASQVKSGISRLSDAIAWSEASDAFESVGVVHSQALGRHWQGRATDWEGLDRAFVVADEVIALSGGAVQPQTVGYFTAGIPEPAHQQMAATAAAALGAWRTSLAPAPALAGRQELLMESLQASLDWIEAHQGPIADALSMVDAVNAVTGRDHTVQESTTILRSCEDARRAAAGLDASRGEYEARFGTLFQGSATDLARIDAAIAWAKRVRSAAPAGALTPDQRAALNSSVPMPALTGALAKWEAERDAVIAAFAPSRREELLEEFAEFDGAAGFMEELGSDTVGQQEWFDFTAIREYLRTHDLDSTIEFCIEMRIAASDVPRVVERALLRAWADAQIREDERLHPLLATDRGALVDEFKALDLEVIAAATGDIVKAANARRPSNTSLGEPALLRREGMKQRRHMSVKSLISQARSAVQAIKPVFMMSPLAVSQYLPSDMKFDVVIFDEASQVTPGDSINCIYRGRAFILAGDDKQLPPTSFFERATEVDEDVELDSDVQDFQSILELAKSAGAFQNLGLRWHYRSRHEALIAFSNYRFYEGKLITYPSAQEDGPDVGVEFFLADGMYRRGGGADNPREAKVVAQRVIHHYRTRPGASLGVVTFSVAQASAVTAAVDELRASHRDLDEHFDTSDRLDGFFVRSLESVQGDERDVILFSVGYGPDEAGKVSTNFGVLNKEKGWRRLNVGVTRARQRIEVVSSMEAHDIPASQNENVEALRAYLDFAKRGIEVLGTQSSATGLMPESPFEESVIRTIESWGYKVEPQVGAAGFRIDLAVRHPAKSGVFAIGVECDGYQYHSSPTARDRDRLRDQVLEGLGWTLHRIWGTSWYRDKASEEQRLRAAIEDAIAGRTSAMRRSRPELVRPDVETVPAQSEASHDWVVRYKEAAEQDLPLWADAGEPGSHVYLVEPLHNLARAEGPIHMALVFERIRDWWHIGRISQRMKENIDLAIEMADVVRDGDFIDVPGRPVTKVRSNGNQRKPEQVHVDEFARAVELLVQDVGGASRSEVAVQIARLYGWNRNGSILDARLNQAIDRAVESGRVVDQDGRLSTAP; translated from the coding sequence GTGACGGGGAAACGAGCGACGCTGGATGCGCTGAAGGTGTGGCGAGAGAGCCTTGTCGGGCTCGACCGCCGGAGCAGGCTGATCAGGTTCAATCCGCCGAAGCGGTCGTCGCTCACCTTCGACGCACCGGGCCTCGACGAGCTGCAGGGCCTCCTCAGCTCGGGGAAGCCGCTCGTCCTGCAGGGCGACCAGCTCGAGGTGGCCGAGGACGGCGAGGAGCGCCTGGTCAGGCCGCCGCTCGGGCGCGACTCGCTCCACGTTCCGAAACCCGACAGCGACATCGGCACGATCGCGCGCACGCTGATGCGCAAGGCGAACCAGGAGTTCCTCGACCGAGGGCTCTCGGTGCTCTACGTGGCGTTCGGCATGCTCCGCTGGAAGGACGTCGACGGCTCGGACATGGCGAGCCCCCTGTACCTGGTGCCAGTCGAGCTCCTCCCCGAGGGGCCGAGGGCAACGCCGAAGCTCGTGGGGAGCGAGGACGACCCCGTGCTCAACTCGGCGCTGCCGCTCAGGCTGGCAGAGTTCGGGGTGTCCTGGCCGGTTCTCGAGGAAATTGAGGACATGCGGGTGTCGGAGATCCTCGAACTGTTCAGGCAGCGGCTGTCGGCGGCTCCTGACCTCAAGGGGTGGGAGATCCGTCCCGAGGCGCACCTCGCGACCTTCTCCTTCACCAAGCAGGCGATGTACAAGGACCTGCTGGACAACGAGGAGACGATCTCTGACCACCCGGTCGTGCAGGCGCTGGCGAACGGCGACCCGACGAGCCAGACCGACGAGTTCCAGTTCGACCCCATCGACCCGGCGGACATCGACGAGGCCGCTCCGCCGGAGAAGACGCCGTTCGTGCTCGACGCGGACTCCTCGCAGCGCGCGGCGGTGGCCGCCGCGCTGGCAGGGCGCAGCTTCGTCATGGACGGCCCTCCGGGCACGGGCAAGTCGCAGACGATCGCGAACATGATCGGCGCGCTGATGCACTCCGGCAAGTCCGTGCTGTTCGTGTCGGAGAAGATCGCAGCACTCGACGTCGTGCGGAACAGGCTGAGGGACGCGGGCCTCGGCAGCTATCTGCTGGAGCTGCACTCGCACAAGGTGAACAGGCGCGAGGTCGCGGTCGAGCTGCTCCAGACGCTGGAGAACGTGGCGCAGCCGCCGGGCGGGATGTCGGCGCCTTCGAGGGCCTCGCTGGTCGACAAGCGCAAGCGGCTGAACAGCTACGCGTCTGCGATGAACGAGAACCGTTCGCCGCTCGAGCTCTCGCTGCACGACGTCCTCGGGCTCCTTGCGGGCCTCGTCGACGTCCCGGCGGCTCCGATCCCGGAGCGCTCGCCCCTGGGCCTCGACCAGGTAGGGCTCTCCGACATCCACGACGCGCTCCGCAGGCTGGAGCGGAACTGGAGGCCCGCGGCCCAGGGAAAGTCGTTCCTGTGGAGGGACGTCGTCGACGAGACCTCGCTCGAGGCCCGCCTGTGGGCCGCGGATCGCGCGATGCAGGAGCTCCGGGGCGCGATGCAGGTCAATGCTCCGCTGCTGCGAGCATTCGACCTCGACCGCGCGGACAGGGTGGAGCGGCTGATCGAGCTGCTCGGCCTGCAGCACTCGGAGCGACCGGCCTCGGCCGACGAGCGATGGCTGGCCGAGCCCGACCTCGCGCCGATCGAGGCCAGCCGGGCCGAGCTGGGAGCGCTGGTCGACGACTACAGGGCGAAGGCGACCGCGGTGGAGGCGATCAGCGGGATGCCATTTACATCGTTCCCGTCGGGCGGCTCCGTCGACGTCGTCCAGTCGAGTGCGGCGGGCGCCATCGTACTGGGGCCTCAGAACGCGGAGCAGTTGCGCGCCGCCGGCGCGTACATGGCGCACCACGCGGCCGGCCTGGCCTCCGCCTCGGCGTCGCTGCGAGGCCTCGCGCAGGCGGCTGGCCTCCCCGAGCCGGCCTCGTTCTCGGACGCGGACCGCGTGGTGCGCATGATCGAACTCCGAGCCTCCGGAGCCGCGCTGGAGCCGACCTGGCTGACGCCGGCCGGCCTCCAGGCCGCGAGGAGCGCCGCTGCGGAGATCCGCCTGAAGGCGATGGAGTTCGACAAGGCCGAGGAGCGCGCGCAGTCGCTGTACAGGGCCGAAGCGCTCGGTGCCCCGCTGCGCGAGCTACAGGACAGGTTCAGCAACCTGCACACCGGGCTCCGGAAGCTCTCGGGAGCGTACCGGACCGACAAGAAGGCCGTGGCAACGCTCCTCGCAGACGCCTCCCAGGTGAAGTCGGGCATCTCGAGGCTCTCCGACGCGATCGCGTGGTCAGAGGCGAGCGACGCGTTCGAGAGCGTTGGCGTCGTGCACTCGCAGGCGCTCGGGAGGCACTGGCAGGGCCGCGCCACGGACTGGGAAGGCCTCGACCGGGCGTTCGTGGTCGCCGACGAGGTGATCGCGCTGTCAGGGGGCGCAGTGCAGCCCCAGACCGTGGGGTACTTCACGGCCGGGATCCCCGAGCCCGCCCACCAGCAGATGGCCGCGACGGCCGCCGCGGCGCTCGGCGCTTGGCGAACTTCCCTCGCGCCTGCCCCGGCGCTCGCGGGCAGGCAGGAGCTGCTCATGGAGTCGCTGCAGGCCTCGCTGGACTGGATCGAGGCCCACCAGGGGCCGATCGCCGACGCCCTCTCGATGGTCGATGCGGTGAACGCGGTGACGGGCCGCGACCACACGGTCCAGGAGTCGACGACGATCCTCCGGTCGTGCGAGGACGCGCGCAGGGCCGCGGCGGGCCTGGACGCCTCCAGGGGCGAGTACGAGGCTCGATTCGGCACGCTGTTCCAGGGATCCGCGACGGACCTCGCTCGGATTGACGCTGCGATCGCGTGGGCGAAGCGGGTCCGGAGCGCGGCTCCGGCCGGCGCGCTGACGCCCGATCAGCGGGCAGCACTGAACTCGTCGGTCCCGATGCCGGCCCTGACGGGCGCGCTCGCGAAGTGGGAGGCCGAGCGGGACGCCGTGATCGCGGCGTTCGCGCCCTCGCGCAGGGAGGAGCTGCTCGAGGAGTTCGCCGAGTTCGACGGCGCCGCGGGATTCATGGAGGAGCTCGGCTCCGACACCGTCGGCCAACAGGAGTGGTTCGACTTCACGGCGATCCGCGAGTACCTGAGGACCCACGACCTCGACTCGACCATCGAGTTCTGCATCGAGATGCGGATCGCGGCATCGGACGTGCCCCGGGTCGTGGAGCGGGCGCTCCTCAGGGCGTGGGCCGACGCGCAGATCAGGGAAGACGAACGGCTGCATCCGCTCCTCGCGACCGACAGGGGCGCGCTCGTTGACGAGTTCAAGGCGCTGGATCTCGAGGTCATCGCTGCCGCCACCGGGGACATCGTCAAGGCGGCGAATGCACGCCGCCCGTCGAACACGTCTCTGGGAGAGCCTGCCCTGCTCCGCCGGGAGGGGATGAAGCAGCGCAGACACATGTCGGTGAAGTCGCTGATCTCCCAGGCGAGGAGCGCCGTACAAGCGATCAAGCCGGTCTTCATGATGTCTCCGCTCGCCGTGTCGCAGTACTTGCCGTCCGACATGAAGTTCGACGTGGTGATCTTCGACGAGGCTTCGCAGGTGACCCCCGGGGACTCGATCAACTGCATCTATCGCGGTCGAGCGTTCATCCTCGCGGGCGACGACAAGCAGCTGCCTCCGACGTCGTTCTTCGAGCGCGCGACCGAGGTCGACGAGGACGTGGAGCTCGACTCCGACGTGCAGGACTTCCAGTCGATCCTGGAGCTGGCGAAGTCGGCGGGCGCGTTCCAGAACCTCGGGCTGCGCTGGCACTACAGGTCGCGCCACGAGGCCCTGATCGCGTTCTCGAACTACCGCTTCTACGAGGGGAAGCTCATCACCTACCCATCGGCGCAGGAGGACGGCCCGGACGTCGGCGTCGAGTTCTTCCTGGCCGACGGCATGTATCGCCGAGGCGGCGGTGCGGACAACCCGCGCGAGGCGAAGGTCGTCGCCCAGCGGGTGATCCACCACTATCGGACCAGACCAGGGGCCTCGCTCGGCGTGGTCACGTTCTCCGTGGCGCAGGCCTCGGCCGTGACAGCGGCCGTCGACGAGCTCCGGGCGTCGCACCGCGACCTCGATGAGCACTTCGACACGAGCGACCGACTCGACGGCTTCTTCGTCCGCTCGCTCGAGTCGGTGCAGGGCGATGAGCGCGACGTGATCCTGTTCTCGGTCGGCTACGGCCCCGACGAGGCGGGGAAGGTCTCGACGAACTTCGGCGTGCTCAACAAGGAGAAGGGCTGGCGGCGACTGAACGTCGGCGTCACGCGGGCGAGACAGCGCATCGAGGTAGTCTCCTCGATGGAGGCGCACGACATCCCCGCCTCCCAGAACGAGAACGTCGAGGCCCTTCGGGCGTACCTGGACTTCGCGAAGCGCGGCATCGAGGTGCTCGGGACACAGTCCTCGGCGACGGGGCTCATGCCGGAATCGCCCTTCGAGGAGTCGGTGATCCGCACGATCGAGTCGTGGGGCTACAAGGTGGAGCCCCAGGTGGGCGCCGCGGGCTTCCGCATCGACCTCGCAGTTCGGCACCCCGCGAAGTCCGGCGTGTTCGCAATCGGGGTCGAGTGCGACGGGTACCAGTACCACTCGTCGCCCACCGCGCGCGACCGCGACCGCCTGCGCGATCAGGTGCTCGAAGGGCTGGGCTGGACCCTGCACCGGATCTGGGGCACGTCCTGGTACCGCGACAAGGCCTCGGAGGAGCAGCGCCTCCGGGCCGCAATCGAGGACGCCATCGCCGGCAGGACCTCGGCGATGAGGCGGAGCCGTCCCGAGCTCGTGCGCCCCGACGTCGAAACGGTGCCCGCGCAGTCGGAGGCGTCCCACGACTGGGTCGTGCGCTACAAGGAGGCGGCGGAGCAGGACCTTCCGCTCTGGGCCGACGCGGGCGAGCCCGGGAGTCACGTGTACCTGGTCGAGCCACTGCACAACCTCGCGAGGGCTGAAGGCCCAATCCACATGGCGCTGGTGTTCGAGCGGATCAGGGACTGGTGGCACATCGGCAGAATCTCCCAGAGGATGAAGGAGAACATCGACCTGGCGATCGAGATGGCCGATGTTGTGCGCGACGGCGACTTTATCGACGTCCCGGGCCGA
- a CDS encoding universal stress protein has protein sequence MSGTVIVGVDGSTTSFKAASRAATVAAGLGATLTVVTAYAKDSTEVVEIGNDTWVLDSAEQADKLTNQVAFKLREVVPGATIVTKAVKGKPTEALVTAAEEEEAQLIVVGNVGMKGLGRVLGSVATSVAHNAPCDVYVVKTDQ, from the coding sequence ATGTCCGGAACTGTCATTGTTGGTGTCGACGGCAGCACCACGTCCTTCAAGGCCGCGAGCCGGGCCGCCACCGTGGCTGCTGGCCTCGGCGCCACCCTGACCGTCGTGACCGCCTACGCCAAGGACAGCACCGAGGTCGTGGAGATCGGTAACGACACCTGGGTCCTCGATTCCGCCGAGCAGGCCGACAAGCTGACCAATCAGGTGGCTTTCAAGCTCCGCGAGGTTGTCCCGGGCGCCACGATTGTCACCAAGGCCGTCAAGGGCAAGCCGACCGAGGCGCTGGTCACGGCCGCCGAGGAAGAGGAAGCGCAGCTGATCGTCGTCGGTAACGTCGGCATGAAGGGCCTGGGCCGCGTGCTCGGCTCCGTGGCTACCTCCGTGGCGCACAACGCCCCGTGCGACGTCTACGTGGTCAAGACGGACCAGTAA